Proteins from one Triticum aestivum cultivar Chinese Spring chromosome 7A, IWGSC CS RefSeq v2.1, whole genome shotgun sequence genomic window:
- the LOC123148938 gene encoding uncharacterized protein, with translation MVAEMGEAAPAAMVETEVVPGAEGSHGEALMVLETLASSSLACSVPQFPTKWNSVKDKLRQLCSGLSLLRGNGGHGEEEEDEKGEEYHVLVQFLQSASATVRGILDVASQCSDGTYGGGRLRLRSDMDGLSTKLEAHVRQLKEMASTGAATSPSQAIVAVRPGADAGVAEKRFFLKDLFSRIRIGGPVQRAQALATIAELMSEDEACVRVVALDVDDGVAVLAGFLESRDPRVQEEAAGAVAVVAGSDSYRGMLVKAGVIAPLVQVLENAGGVGAATALARERAAQALRELTENSDNVWAVCAHGGVTTLLHACADAGSGGRLLSSSFAVLRNLSRVEEVKMFMVEQGVVTELVKLSQKMEEVRKLGAVELLHAMALDDADVREEAISMGVIQSLLQLIYPDLPYSYKAREVALAAIWFFCFSSASSIDDLTSSDVLGWLLHYLNNGDYAVLDCTLKILRHLAEASEEYSRMMARAGYFPALAGLLAAKSFRVREMAAQVLSSLLALHGNRVIFIQDGDNLDRLLQLLDPSEGKLMAKGLILSAVTSLAETGAGRKKIVSSEHFGSLKELADSGDPDAKKVVKKIANSSRLQSMFSKIWSA, from the coding sequence ATGGTTGCAGAGATGGGAGAAGCAGCGCCGGCAGCAATGGTGGAAACAGAAGTGGTGCCAGGGGCAGAGGGCAGCCATGGCGAGGCGCTGATGGTGCTGGAGACTCTGGCGTCGTCTTCGCTGGCCTGCTCCGTCCCGCAGTTCCCGACCAAGTGGAATTCCGTCAAGGACAAGCTCCGCCAGCTCTGCTCCGGCCTCAGTTTGCTGCGCGGCAATGGCGGccacggcgaggaggaggaggacgagaaggGGGAGGAATATCATGTGCTGGTTCAGTTTCTGCAGTCTGCTTCGGCCACCGTGAGGGGCATCCTGGACGTGGCCTCGCAGTGCAGCGACGGCACGTACGGCGGCGGGCGGCTGCGCCTGCGGAGCGACATGGACGGCCTGAGCACCAAGCTGGAGGCGCACGTGCGGCAGCTCAAGGAGATGGCCTCCACCGGCGCGGCCACGTCGCCGTCGCAGGCCATCGTCGCGGTGCGGCCGGGCGCCGACGCGGGCGTCGCCGAGAAGCGGTTCTTCCTCAAGGACCTCTTCTCCCGGATCAGGATCGGCGGGCCCGTGCAGCGGGCGCAGGCGCTGGCCACCATCGCCGAGCTCATGTCGGAGGACGAGGCGTGCGTGCGGGTGGTGGCGCTCGACGTGGACGACGGCGTCGCCGTGCTCGCCGGCTTCCTCGAGTCGCGGGACCCGCGCGTCCAGGAGGAGGCCGCGGGCGCGGTGGCCGTCGTGGCGGGGTCCGACTCGTACAGGGGCATGCTGGTGAAGGCCGGCGTGATCGCGCCGCTGGTGCAGGTGCTGGAGAACGCGGGCGGCGTGGGCGCAGCCACGGCGCTCGCCAGGGAGCGCGCGGCGCAGGCGCTGCGGGAGCTGACGGAGAACTCGGACAACGTGTGGGCCGTGTGCGCGCACGGCGGCGTCACGACGCTCCTCCACGCCTGCGCCGACGCCGGCAGCGGCGGCCGGCTGCTCAGCTCCTCCTTCGCCGTGCTCCGGAACCTGAGCAGGGTGGAAGAAGTAAAGATGTTCATGGTGGAGCAGGGCGTGGTGACCGAGCTGGTAAAGCTCTcgcagaagatggaggaggtccgCAAGCTCGGCGCCGTGGAGCTGCTGCACGCCATGGCGCTCGACGACGCCGACGTGAGGGAAGAAGCCATCAGCATGGGGGTGATCCAGTCGCTCCTCCAGCTGATATACCCGGACCTCCCCTACTCCTACAAGGCGCGCGAGGTGGCCCTCGCGGCCATCTGGTTCTTCTGCTTCTCCTCGGCGAGCTCCATCGACGACCTCACCAGCTCCGACGTGCTGGGCTGGCTGCTCCACTACCTCAACAACGGCGACTACGCGGTGCTGGACTGCACGCTCAAGATCCTCCGCCACCTCGCGGAGGCCTCGGAGGAGTACAGCCGGATGATGGCCCGGGCCGGGTACTTCCCCGCGCTCGCCGGCCTGCTCGCCGCGAAGTCCTTCCGGGTGCGGGAGATGGCGGCGCAGGTGCTGTCCAGCCTGCTGGCGCTGCACGGGAACCGGGTCATCTTCATCCAGGACGGCGACAACCTGGACCGGCTGCTGCAGCTGCTCGACCCGTCCGAGGGCAAGCTGATGGCCAAGGGGCTGATCCTCTCCGCCGTCACGTCGCTGGCCGAGACCGGCGCCGGGAGGAAGAAGATCGTGTCGTCGGAGCACTTCGGGAGCCTCAAGGAGCTGGCCGACTCCGGCGACCCCGACGCCAAGAAGGTCGTCAAGAAGATCGCCAACAGCAGCAGGCTGCAGTCGATGTTCAGCAAGATATGGAGCGCCTAA